From Acropora muricata isolate sample 2 chromosome 14, ASM3666990v1, whole genome shotgun sequence, one genomic window encodes:
- the LOC136897651 gene encoding uncharacterized protein — translation MRVIQFLFVYILHYSKTTQANCQVRCEETNGPTTDTRLTNRALVGHSFKNFTVNKPYDCHLLCVVEKCRCQAYQMKGQHSCELLDEDMFAAPDDLMEEKGYEYYDMNREYEKEMHNACANQPCSNKCCEDNPCSNGGTCTELCHHAKQKFNCICANGFFGKFCEKKSPASCKQLQLEARKAKRSTVYTLHDPASKSFYQTFCDFTSENGIVWTLLESFSLANNNHFKGQSFLIDYRVNKTSFDWNKFRLSLPVINSTLSHSTHFRATCNFNTGGLVTTDYLRAKTANLNILQLNRNLCVKMEYINIRGYDCYNCTALMAQRINWHIHVDSYYGAKSCQFTSAGNGSIASESGEDNFGEYYEINPLHRCTSGDNATTQWWFGEQ, via the exons ATGCGAGTTATTCAATTCCTATTCGTCTACATTCTGCACTATTCAAAGACAACGCAAGCAAACTGTCAGGTGAGATGCGAAGAGACAAACGGGCCAACCACCGATACAAGATTGACAAACCGAGCATTGgtgggacacagcttcaagaacttcaCTGTGAACAAACCGTACGACTGTCATCTGCTCTGCGTTGTTGAGaaatgcagatgtcaagcctaccaaatgaaggGCCAGCACAGCTGTGAGTTGCTTGATGAAGACATGTTTGCGGCCCCCGATGACTTAATGGAGGAAAAAGGTTACGAGTACTATGACATGAACAGAGAATATGAGAAAGAG ATGCACAATGCATGTGCAAATCAACCATGCAGTAACAAGTGCTGTGAAGACAATCCCTGTTCTAATGGAGGGACATGCACCGAGCTGTGCCACCAcgccaaacaaaagttcaacTGCATATGCGCCAATGGATTTTTTGGAAAATTCTGTGAGAAGAAAAGTCCCGCATCTTGTAAGCAGCTACAACTCGAAGCAAGGAAGGCAAAAAGGTCTACTGTATACACCTTGCATGATCCTGCAAGCAAGTCTTTCTACCAAACCTTCTGTGATTTCACGTCTGAAAATGGAATCGTTTGGACTCTGCTCGAGTCCTTCAGCTTAGCCAACAACAACCATTTCAAGGGTCAGTCATTCCTCATAGATTACCGAGTGAACAAGACTTCCTTCGATTGGAACAAGTTTCGCCTCTCACTTCCGGTAATAAATTCAACGCTGAGCCATTCCACGCACTTCCGAGCAACTTGTAACTTCAACACTGGTGGACTGGTAACTACGGATTACTTGAGAGCCAAGACAGCTAATCTCAACATTCTACAGCTAAATCGTAACCTGTGTGTGAAAATGGAATACATAAATATCAGAGGCTATGACTGCTATAACTGCACGGCTCTGATGGCTCAAAGAATCAATTGGCACATTCACGTCGATTCATACTACGGGGCGAAGTCTTGTCAGTTTACGAGTGCTGGAAACGGCTCCATCGCTTCAGAATCTGGAGAAGATAACTTTGGAGAATACTATGAAATCAACCCTTTACACAGATGCACGTCTGGGGATAATGCCACAACGCAGTGGTGGTTTGGAGAACAGTAA
- the LOC136897841 gene encoding uncharacterized protein, producing the protein MSTTYTLFDPARKSFYQTFCDFTSENGFAWTLLESFSLANRKYFKSRSFLQDYPMNENSFKWNKFRLSLPIMNSTLSHSTHFRATCNFNTDGLVTKDYLRAKTANLNILQLISNLCIKMEYINIRGYDCYNCTALMIQRINWHLHTDSYHGTKSCQFTSAANGSISLPGGEDNFGEYYAINPLHRCTSGNHTTTQWWFGEQ; encoded by the coding sequence ATGTCTACTACATACACGTTGTTCGATCCTGCAAGGAAGTCCTTCTACCAAACCTTCTGCGATTTTACTTCTGAAAATGGATTCGCTTGGACTCTTCTCGAGTCCTTCAGCTTAGCCaacagaaaatatttcaagagtCGATCTTTCCTCCAAGATTACCCAATGAACGAGAACTCTTTCAAATGGAACAAGTTTCGCTTGTCACTGCCGATAATGAATTCAACGCTGAGCCATTCTACGCACTTCCGAGCAACTTGCAACTTCAACACTGATGGTCTGGTAACTAAGGATTACTTAAGAGCCAAGACAGCTAATCTCAACATTCTACAGCTAATTAGTAACCTGTGCATAAAAATGGAATACATCAATATCAGAGGCTATGACTGTTATAACTGCACGGCCCTAATGATTCAAAGAATCAATTGGCACCTTCACACCGATTCATACCACGGGACGAAATCTTGCCAGTTTACGAGTGCTGCTAACGGCTCCATTTCCTTACCAGGTGGAGAGGATAACTTTGGAGAATACTATGCGATCAACCCTTTGCACAGATGCACGTCGGGGAATCATACCACAACGCAGTGGTGGTTTGGAGAACAGTAA